The following are from one region of the Amycolatopsis sp. QT-25 genome:
- a CDS encoding DMT family transporter, with amino-acid sequence MGRFSIAIRFAALAIVWGASFLFIKVGLTGLSPAQVALSRVCLGAVALIAIAAWRRKPLPRDPVLWGHLAVVSVLLCVIPFLLFSWAEQYISSGLASIFNATTPLITMLIAAAALPSERFTKARTTGLILGFLGVLIIVGVWRGIDVSHELTAQLACLGATTCYGISFVYVRRFISWRDLDAPTIALGQVCCGAVVMLLLAPFIATTPVRLDTPIVLSMIALGALGTGLAYAWNASIIAAWGASNASAVTYLTPVVGVLLGVLVLDEPLAWNQPVGALLVVLGILAAHGRLGVRKKVEESVPV; translated from the coding sequence TTGGGACGTTTCAGTATCGCGATCCGTTTCGCGGCACTCGCGATCGTGTGGGGTGCGAGTTTTCTGTTCATCAAGGTCGGTCTCACCGGCCTGTCGCCGGCTCAGGTGGCGCTTTCGCGGGTCTGCCTCGGCGCGGTGGCCCTGATCGCCATCGCCGCTTGGCGCCGCAAGCCACTCCCCCGCGACCCGGTGCTCTGGGGCCATCTCGCGGTCGTCTCCGTACTGTTGTGCGTCATCCCGTTCCTGCTGTTCTCCTGGGCCGAGCAGTACATCTCCTCCGGGCTCGCCAGCATCTTCAACGCGACGACCCCGCTGATCACCATGCTGATCGCCGCCGCGGCCCTGCCGTCGGAACGCTTCACGAAGGCCCGCACGACCGGCCTGATCCTCGGTTTCCTCGGCGTGCTCATCATCGTCGGGGTCTGGCGAGGGATCGACGTCTCCCACGAACTGACCGCGCAACTGGCGTGCCTCGGCGCGACGACCTGTTACGGGATCTCGTTCGTCTACGTGCGACGGTTCATCTCCTGGCGCGACCTCGACGCGCCGACGATCGCGCTCGGGCAGGTCTGCTGCGGCGCCGTCGTGATGCTGCTGCTCGCGCCGTTCATCGCGACGACGCCGGTGCGTCTCGACACGCCGATCGTCTTGAGCATGATCGCGCTCGGGGCGCTGGGCACCGGGCTCGCCTATGCCTGGAACGCGTCGATCATCGCGGCGTGGGGCGCGTCGAACGCCTCGGCGGTGACCTACCTCACACCCGTCGTCGGCGTGCTGCTCGGTGTCCTGGTCCTGGACGAACCCTTGGCGTGGAACCAGCCTGTCGGCGCGCTGCTGGTCGTCCTCGGCATCCTGGCCGCCCACGGCCGGCTGGGTGTGCGCAAGAAAGTCGAGGAATCCGTACCCGTGTGA
- the arc gene encoding proteasome ATPase, which translates to MHHDLPGGRREEADPSETTGAGITSDEQARQVRFLEEEVALLRRKLTDSPRQNRVLEQRLAEASDRVSQLTERNTKLVETLREARGQLLALREEVDRLAQPPSGYGVFVTAYEDNTVDVFTAGRKMRVSVSPAVEVSSLQRGQALRLNEALTVVEGGDFERIGEVCALREVLAPDVEGGSPRALVVGHADEERVVLLSDPLAGQPLKPGDSLLVDSKAGYAYERVPKAEVEDLVLEEVPDVRYEDIGGLTRQIEQIRDAVELPFLHADLYQEYQLRPPKGVLLYGPPGCGKTLIAKAVANSLAKKVAEARGDAADGKSYFLNIKGPELLNKFVGETERHIRLIFQRAREKASEGTPVIVFFDEMDSIFRTRGSGVSSDVETTIVPQLLSEIDGVEGLENVIVIGASNREDMIDPAILRPGRLDVKIKIERPDAEGAKDIFSKYLSDGLPIHADDLAEFGGDRRATFDAMIQHTVERMYEETDENRFLEVTYANGDKEVLYFRDFNSGAMIQNIVDRAKKSAIKSVLETQQPGLRVQHLLDAIVDEFAENEDLPNTTNPDDWARISGKKGERIVYIRTLVTGKNQDSGRAIDTATNTGQYL; encoded by the coding sequence ATGCATCATGACCTTCCCGGAGGTCGGCGCGAGGAGGCCGACCCTTCAGAAACGACCGGAGCTGGAATCACGTCCGACGAGCAGGCACGACAAGTTCGCTTCCTCGAGGAGGAAGTGGCCCTGCTGCGCCGGAAGCTCACCGATTCGCCACGTCAGAACCGAGTGCTGGAGCAGCGACTCGCCGAGGCGTCGGACCGAGTGAGCCAACTCACGGAACGCAACACGAAACTGGTCGAGACGCTCCGCGAGGCGCGTGGCCAGTTGCTCGCGTTGCGGGAGGAGGTCGACAGGCTGGCCCAGCCTCCGAGCGGTTACGGCGTGTTCGTCACCGCGTACGAGGACAACACGGTGGACGTGTTCACCGCGGGCCGCAAGATGCGGGTCTCGGTCTCACCCGCGGTCGAAGTGTCATCGCTGCAGCGCGGACAGGCGTTGCGGCTCAACGAGGCGCTCACCGTCGTCGAAGGCGGCGACTTCGAGCGTATCGGCGAGGTCTGCGCGTTGCGCGAGGTGCTGGCCCCGGACGTCGAGGGCGGCAGCCCCCGTGCGCTGGTGGTCGGGCACGCGGACGAGGAGCGGGTCGTCCTGCTCTCCGATCCGCTGGCCGGACAGCCCCTCAAGCCGGGCGATTCCCTGCTGGTGGACTCGAAGGCCGGTTACGCCTACGAGCGCGTGCCGAAGGCGGAGGTCGAGGATCTCGTACTGGAGGAGGTGCCCGACGTCCGGTACGAGGACATCGGTGGTCTCACCCGGCAGATCGAGCAGATCCGCGACGCCGTCGAGCTTCCGTTCCTGCACGCGGATCTCTACCAGGAGTACCAGCTGCGCCCGCCCAAGGGTGTGCTGCTCTACGGGCCTCCTGGCTGCGGTAAGACCCTCATCGCCAAGGCGGTGGCCAACTCGCTCGCCAAGAAGGTCGCCGAAGCCCGCGGCGACGCGGCGGACGGGAAGTCCTACTTCCTGAACATCAAGGGTCCGGAGCTGTTGAACAAGTTCGTCGGGGAGACCGAGCGGCATATCCGCCTGATCTTCCAGCGGGCGCGGGAAAAAGCCTCCGAAGGCACCCCGGTGATCGTGTTCTTCGACGAGATGGACTCGATCTTCCGCACCCGCGGTTCGGGCGTGTCCTCCGACGTGGAGACCACGATCGTCCCGCAGCTGCTCTCGGAGATCGACGGTGTCGAAGGCCTGGAGAACGTCATCGTCATCGGCGCCTCCAACCGTGAGGACATGATCGACCCGGCGATCCTGCGGCCGGGCCGGCTCGACGTCAAGATCAAGATCGAGCGTCCGGACGCCGAAGGCGCGAAGGACATCTTCTCCAAGTACCTGTCCGATGGCCTGCCGATCCACGCGGACGACCTCGCCGAGTTCGGCGGGGACCGCAGGGCGACGTTCGACGCGATGATCCAGCACACGGTCGAGCGGATGTACGAGGAGACGGACGAGAACCGGTTCCTCGAGGTCACCTACGCCAACGGTGACAAGGAAGTCCTGTACTTCCGCGACTTCAACTCGGGCGCGATGATCCAGAACATCGTGGACCGGGCGAAGAAGTCGGCGATCAAGTCGGTGCTGGAGACCCAGCAGCCCGGCCTGCGCGTGCAGCACCTGCTGGACGCGATAGTCGACGAGTTCGCGGAGAACGAGGACCTGCCCAACACCACCAACCCGGACGACTGGGCCCGGATCTCCGGCAAGAAGGGCGAGCGGATCGTGTACATCCGCACGCTCGTCACCGGCAAGAACCAGGATTCGGGGCGGGCGATCGACACCGCCACGAACACCGGTCAGTACCTGTAA